A window from Fragaria vesca subsp. vesca linkage group LG5, FraVesHawaii_1.0, whole genome shotgun sequence encodes these proteins:
- the LOC101302840 gene encoding NADPH:adrenodoxin oxidoreductase, mitochondrial-like, with protein MAVFQAVTWLSRTFSTAASHPLRVCIVGSGPAGFYTAEKMLKAHQEAQVDILDRLPTPFGLVRSGVAPDHPETKIVVNQFTRVAQHKRCEFFGNVTLGSSVTLPELRLLYDVVVLAYGAESDRVLGIPGEDLSGIYAAREFVWWYNGHPNSRYLNPDLTSSDTALILGQGNVALDVARILLRPTTELAKTDIASHALSALQKSSIRKVYLVGRRGPAQAACTAKELREILGIKDLHVHIKESDLLKTPADEEEMKNYRIRKRVYELLSKASTSRPSHPSSDPRELHFIFFRKPDKFLESDERTGHVSGVRLEKTKLIGVNPGEQKAVGTGQFEDLGCGIVLKSIGYKSVPVNGLPFDNQKGVVPNVRGRVLSDASGDHTRLEKGLYVCGWLKRGPTGIIATNLYCAEETVTSISEDLKQGIVTSSSSSSGREGLLQLLDNRNVRVVPFNRWENIDSRERELGNLKDKPREKLATLEELEKASE; from the exons ATGGCGGTTTTCCAAGCGGTGACGTGGCTCTCCAGAACCTTCTCCACCGCCGCTTCTCACCCTCTCCGAGTCTGCATCGTCGGAAGCGGACCCGCCGGCTTCTACACGGCGGAGAAG ATGCTGAAGGCGCACCAGGAAGCTCAGGTTGACATCCTTGACCGGTTGCCCACGCCGTTCGGATTAGTCCGCTCCGGCGTAGCACCGGACCATCCTGAAACCAAG ATTGTGGTGAACCAGTTTACGAGAGTCGCGCAACACAAACGCTGCGAGTTCTTTGGGAATGTCACTCTTGGATCCTCTGTCACTCTTCCCGAGCTCCGCCTGCTGTATGATGTG GTTGTGCTTGCGTATGGCGCTGAGAGTGATAGAGTTCTTGGTATACCAGGAGAG GATTTGAGTGGCATATATGCAGCTAGAGAATTTGTGTGGTGGTATAATGGGCATCCGAATTCCAGATACCTTAATCCTGACTTGACGAGTTCGGATACAGCTCTGATTCTTGGCCAG GGAAATGTAGCTCTTGATGTTGCACGCATTCTTTTACGACCAACAACAGAATTGGCAAAGACTGATATTGCCAGCCATGCTTTGTCAGCTCTTCAGAAGAGCTCTATAAG GAAAGTATATTTGGTTGGGAGGCGAGGTCCAGCACAGGCAGCTTGTACTGCTAAAGAGCTGCGTGAAATTCTTG GTATAAAAGATCTGCATGTTCACATAAAGGAAAGTGATCTACTGAAAACCCCAGCAGATGAA GAAGAGATGAAGAATTATCGAATTCGAAAAAGGGTTTATGAGTTGCTGTCTAAGGCTTCTACATCTAGACCTTCCCACCCCAGTTCAGATCCACGTGAACTCCACTTTATTTTCTTTCGGAAGCCAGATAAGTTTCTAGAATCTGATGAGAGAACTGGCCATGTTTCTGGTGTGAGACTTGAGAAGACAAAGCTCATAG GTGTCAACCCTGGAGAACAAAAGGCTGTAGGTACGGGACAGTTTGAAGATCTTGGATGCGG AATTGTTCTAAAGAGCATTGGTTACAAATCAGTACCAGTTAATGGCTTACCATTTGATAATCAGAAAG GTGTGGTTCCAAATGTTAGAGGGCGAGTTTTAAGTGATGCATCTGGCGATCATACACGGCTAGAGAAGGGTTTGTATGTATGTGGATGGTTGAAGAGAGGACCAACTGGGATTATTGCTACAAACCTCTATTGTGCTGAAGAAACT GTTACAAGTATATCTGAAGACCTTAAGCAAGGCATAGTGACATCCTCATCATCTAGCTCAGGCAGGGAGGGTCTCCTCCAATTGCTGGACAACCGAAATGTAAGAGTTGTACCATTTAATAGATGGGAAAATATTGACTCACGTGAAAGAGAGCTTGGGAATTTAAAAGACAAGCCTCGGGAAAAATTAGCCACATTGGAGGAGCTTGAGAAAGCATCAGAGTAA
- the LOC101302760 gene encoding uncharacterized protein LOC101302760, translating to MVEHDDDIGVSSANEVSMSLEDEAAAHVKRRGITCHEQREMKLHISCLPNDVLYCVLDKLLELVDYVRFAAVCKELQQVAKLYNCTKQRWVSKPKLLPMLMLPPNESDNDTKQRLLQQYLVESTNGDLLLVLRFYAFKETSFGVCKIVFNEEDKSRVQLVEVKCIGDDAIFLGQSQSQSVLASSVPGCKPNCIYYATESVKRDEYPSECDYLKSEMGIFNLGDRTRTTLIDSDSICKWNWNEMKMPFWVLPSLGRSS from the exons ATGGTAGAGCATGATGATGATATTGGCGTTTCTAGTGCTAATGAGGTGTCAATGAGTCTAGAAGACGAAGCAGCAGCACATGTTAAAAGACGAGGAATAACTTGCCACGAACAAAGAGAGATGAAACTTCATATTTCATGTCTTCCAAATGATGTTTTGTATTGTGTTCTTGATAAGTTGTTGGAGCTCGTCGACTATGTTCGTTTCGCCGCTGTTTGTAAGGAACTGCAGCAAGTTGCAAAACTCTACAATTGCACCAAGCAACGTTGGGTGAGTAAGCCTAAGCTACTTCCGATGCTCATGCTTCCCCCTAATGAATCCGATAATGATACAAAGCAAAGACTACT GCAGCAATATCTTGTGGAGTCAACAAATGGAGACCTGTTGCTCGTTCTAAGATTTTATGCGTTTAAAGAAACCTCCTTCGGCGTTTGCAAGATCGTGTTCAACGAGGAAGACAAGTCCCGCGTTCAGCTGGTTGAGGTAAAATGCATTGGAGATGATGCGATATTCTTAGGCCAAAGTCAATCCCAGTCTGTTTTAGCTTCAAGTGTTCCTGGCTGCAAGCCGAATTGCATATACTATGCCACAGAAAGTGTTAAACGGGACGAGTATCCTAGTGAGTGTGATTACTTGAAAAGCGAGATGGGTATTTTCAATTTAGGGGACAGAACCAGGACAACACTAATCGACTCTGATTCTATATGTAAGTGGAATTGGAACGAGATGAAGATGCCGTTTTGGGTCCTGCCATCATTGGGTCGTAGTTCATAG